A single region of the Streptomyces sp. NBC_00425 genome encodes:
- a CDS encoding FAD-dependent monooxygenase has translation MSDPVIISGGGPAGLMLAHELGLWGIDTIVLERHTAREGGRSVGQALNTTAAELLDQRGLLDGLWEHTAPSQGTHFSLLWLDSAPLEGRHLPALLLGQEYLERELEQRAVKGGADLLSGRELVGYEQDDAGVTVTVRHGGAESRLRGSYLVGADGEDSRVRELAGIRFPGSSQANCGLVADVETDFAALEEVHRGARFCPAGGLYSSVPVEPGVTRVITAEFDTELPGPSVPPTARELRASVERLNERPFPDVPVRWIRRYGGPSRVAERFQDERVFLVGDAAHTFYPLAGLRINLCLQDAVNLGWKLAGDLLGWAPPDLLDTYTAERRPAAVRAASATDTQLALIHPVRRVAPVRELVTTLLRFPDVNRYLLELSTGVDVSYAHEDAPGPLGRRLPHVELATPGGPSSVARLQHGGRGLLLDMSAGRGAARTVVAPWSDRVEVAVARATADIAAEAVLLRPDGHVAWLGALGDPALVDALRQWFGARG, from the coding sequence ATGTCCGATCCCGTCATCATCTCGGGCGGCGGGCCCGCCGGCCTCATGCTCGCCCACGAGCTGGGGCTGTGGGGCATCGACACGATCGTGCTGGAGCGCCACACGGCGCGCGAGGGCGGCCGGTCCGTGGGCCAGGCCCTGAACACGACAGCGGCCGAACTCCTGGACCAGCGGGGTCTGCTGGACGGTCTGTGGGAGCACACCGCGCCGTCCCAGGGCACGCACTTCTCGCTGCTGTGGCTGGACAGCGCCCCGTTGGAGGGCCGTCATCTGCCCGCGCTGCTGCTGGGCCAGGAGTATCTGGAGCGCGAGCTGGAGCAGCGGGCCGTGAAGGGGGGTGCGGATCTGCTGTCGGGCCGTGAGCTGGTCGGCTACGAGCAGGACGACGCGGGGGTCACGGTCACCGTGCGCCACGGTGGTGCGGAGTCCCGGCTGCGCGGCAGTTATCTGGTGGGCGCGGACGGGGAGGACAGCCGGGTGCGTGAGCTGGCGGGCATCCGTTTTCCCGGTTCCAGTCAGGCGAACTGCGGTCTGGTCGCCGATGTGGAGACCGACTTCGCCGCTCTGGAGGAGGTGCACCGCGGGGCGCGGTTCTGCCCGGCGGGCGGACTGTATTCGTCGGTGCCGGTGGAGCCGGGGGTGACGCGTGTGATCACCGCCGAGTTCGACACCGAGCTGCCGGGGCCTTCGGTGCCGCCGACGGCCCGGGAGCTGCGGGCGAGTGTCGAGCGGCTCAACGAGCGGCCGTTCCCCGATGTGCCGGTGCGCTGGATCCGCCGGTACGGGGGGCCTTCGCGGGTGGCGGAGCGTTTCCAGGACGAGCGGGTGTTCCTGGTCGGCGACGCGGCGCACACGTTCTATCCGCTGGCGGGCCTGCGCATCAATCTGTGTCTGCAGGACGCGGTGAACCTCGGCTGGAAGCTCGCGGGTGATCTGCTGGGCTGGGCTCCGCCGGATCTGCTGGACACGTATACCGCCGAGCGCCGTCCGGCGGCGGTGCGTGCGGCGTCGGCCACCGACACCCAGCTGGCTCTGATCCATCCGGTGCGGCGGGTGGCGCCGGTGCGGGAGCTGGTGACGACGCTGCTGCGTTTCCCCGACGTCAACCGGTATCTGCTGGAGCTGTCGACGGGGGTGGATGTCAGTTACGCGCACGAGGACGCGCCGGGGCCGCTCGGTCGCCGGCTGCCGCACGTGGAGCTTGCGACGCCCGGCGGGCCCAGCAGTGTGGCCCGGCTGCAGCACGGGGGGCGGGGTCTGCTGCTCGACATGTCCGCGGGGCGGGGCGCCGCGCGGACGGTGGTGGCGCCGTGGTCGGACCGGGTGGAGGTGGCCGTGGCGCGGGCGACGGCGGACATCGCCGCCGAGGCGGTGCTGCTGCGGCCGGACGGGCATGTGGCGTGGCTGGGCGCGCTGGGCGATCCGGCGCTCGTGGACGCGCTGCGGCAGTGGTTCGGGGCGCGCGGGTGA
- a CDS encoding phosphopantetheine-binding protein codes for MSRPVTDDTATVPAAPAAPTADEIRDAVARTVGVAAEAIADDTNLVAVGLKSLHMMQLINGWRRAGHRVALKDLAADPTVGGWSRLLS; via the coding sequence ATGAGCCGACCCGTCACCGACGACACCGCCACCGTGCCGGCCGCGCCCGCGGCCCCCACCGCCGACGAGATCAGGGACGCCGTCGCCCGGACCGTCGGCGTGGCCGCCGAGGCCATAGCCGACGACACCAACCTCGTCGCCGTCGGCCTGAAGTCCCTGCACATGATGCAGCTCATCAACGGCTGGCGGCGCGCCGGCCACCGCGTCGCCCTCAAGGACCTCGCCGCCGACCCCACCGTGGGCGGCTGGTCCCGGCTGCTGAGCTGA
- a CDS encoding TetR/AcrR family transcriptional regulator encodes MGLREMKKVKVKQAIQRETLRLFTERGYRETTVEQIAAAAEISTTTFYRYYPSKEEVILSGIHERGQGEGLGEGLGGGLGGGRERSLHFVSELPAGVSVVEGLRAVLRGIQRSGALEGDRGALLARLRMINDTPELRALNAQRTQEGLRELAGLLAGPSGADPDGYEMRVLAAAVGGAVTETLRYWVERDGEPDIGDLFDRTLELMAPSLER; translated from the coding sequence GTGGGGCTTCGGGAGATGAAGAAAGTCAAGGTCAAGCAGGCGATCCAGCGAGAGACGCTGCGTCTGTTCACGGAGCGCGGGTACCGGGAGACGACGGTCGAGCAGATCGCCGCGGCGGCGGAGATCTCGACCACGACGTTCTACCGCTACTACCCGTCGAAGGAAGAGGTGATCCTCTCCGGGATCCATGAGCGGGGACAGGGCGAGGGGCTGGGCGAGGGGCTGGGCGGGGGGCTGGGCGGGGGCCGGGAGCGGTCCTTGCATTTCGTGTCGGAGCTGCCGGCGGGCGTGTCGGTGGTGGAGGGGCTGCGGGCGGTGCTGCGCGGCATCCAGCGCAGCGGCGCCCTCGAGGGGGACCGCGGGGCGCTGCTGGCCCGGCTGCGGATGATCAACGACACGCCCGAGCTGCGGGCGCTCAACGCGCAGCGCACGCAGGAGGGTCTGCGTGAGCTGGCCGGCCTGCTGGCCGGGCCGTCCGGCGCCGATCCGGACGGTTACGAGATGCGGGTGCTGGCGGCGGCCGTCGGCGGGGCGGTCACCGAGACGCTGCGTTACTGGGTGGAGCGTGACGGCGAGCCGGACATCGGCGATCTCTTCGACCGCACGCTGGAGTTGATGGCGCCCTCGCTGGAGCGGTGA
- a CDS encoding ketoacyl-ACP synthase III family protein, with translation MKADNVYLAGIGTCIPERVTIDEAVERGWYDAALRESSGMISVAVAGDTPAPDMAVSAARDALKRSGHDPGDIDALIHTPVFHQGPDIWSAPHYILHHTVDRPVPALELRQGCLGMLTSLRFAADLLRAEPDSTAVLVTAGDNFSTPNVDRWSVSDNYVLGDGGSAVVVSKRGGFARLLSVGSVSIPEAELLHRGGDPLFPPSATLGKPLDLDARVDHLRRQWAQGVVPPLFHLGDVVNEAVDAVLAEAGLTMDDITRVAHSAVARDQVTNGFLDPLGIDETRGTWEVNRRTGHCGGTDQIVGLDHLLSTGRLRPGDHVLLLAAAVGMEVGAAVLEITEIP, from the coding sequence ATGAAAGCGGACAACGTCTACCTGGCCGGCATCGGCACGTGCATCCCCGAGCGGGTCACGATCGACGAGGCCGTCGAGCGGGGGTGGTACGACGCCGCCCTGCGCGAGTCCAGCGGCATGATCTCGGTGGCCGTCGCCGGTGACACGCCCGCCCCCGACATGGCCGTCAGCGCCGCCCGCGACGCACTCAAACGCTCCGGGCACGACCCCGGCGACATCGACGCGCTCATCCACACGCCCGTCTTCCACCAGGGCCCCGACATCTGGTCGGCCCCCCACTACATCCTCCACCACACCGTCGACCGGCCCGTCCCGGCACTCGAACTGCGCCAGGGCTGCCTGGGCATGCTCACCTCGCTGCGCTTCGCCGCCGACCTGCTGCGCGCCGAACCGGACTCCACCGCCGTCCTGGTCACCGCGGGCGACAACTTCTCCACACCGAACGTGGACCGCTGGTCCGTCAGCGACAACTACGTCCTGGGCGACGGCGGTTCGGCCGTCGTGGTCTCCAAACGCGGCGGCTTCGCCCGGCTGCTGTCCGTGGGCTCCGTGTCCATCCCGGAGGCGGAGCTGCTGCACCGCGGCGGCGACCCGCTCTTCCCGCCGAGCGCCACCCTCGGCAAGCCCCTCGACCTCGACGCCCGCGTCGACCACCTGCGCCGGCAGTGGGCCCAGGGCGTCGTCCCGCCCCTCTTCCACCTCGGCGACGTCGTCAACGAGGCCGTCGACGCCGTCCTCGCCGAGGCCGGCCTGACCATGGACGACATCACCAGGGTCGCCCACAGCGCAGTGGCCCGCGACCAGGTCACGAACGGGTTCCTCGACCCGCTGGGCATCGACGAGACGCGCGGCACCTGGGAGGTCAACCGCCGCACCGGGCACTGCGGCGGCACCGACCAGATCGTCGGCCTCGACCACCTGCTCTCCACGGGCCGCCTGCGTCCCGGCGACCACGTCCTGCTGCTCGCCGCGGCCGTGGGCATGGAAGTCGGCGCGGCCGTCCTGGAAATCACCGAGATCCCCTAA
- a CDS encoding cytochrome P450 — translation MTQAQDLARLPFPRDPQDVNGIAPKFRALRSQSPVVRVGTSAGDEAWLVTRYGEVKQLLNDPRLGRSHAHPERAARVANAAVLTGPLGKPEDEVPTRTRFRRLLSPAFSARRVAHLKTGVEELVGQLFDGLEAGPNPGNFHEALSFPLPVLVICQLLGVPGEDREEFRRLSAGSTSLDDVDAAKAAWAELNDYMLRLVEVKRRDPAEDVFSDLVAAQEREGLEDAEIARMASGILFAGHETTVTRLDLGTLLLLTHPEQRAKLQADPQGHVQCAVEEILRMAAPSTQDVLPRYAHEDIQVGDLTIPEGDLVLLAFTATNRDPDIFSDPNSFDITRDSTQHLAFGHGPRFCLGSGLARLELQIVFSTLFERFPGLQLATGLDELQFRDNTLTGGLSALHVRW, via the coding sequence GTGACCCAGGCTCAAGACCTCGCCCGACTGCCCTTCCCGCGTGACCCGCAGGACGTCAACGGCATCGCACCGAAGTTCCGCGCGCTGCGCTCGCAGTCTCCGGTGGTGCGGGTCGGCACGTCCGCGGGGGACGAGGCGTGGCTGGTCACCCGCTACGGCGAGGTGAAGCAGCTGCTCAACGACCCGCGTCTGGGCCGCTCGCACGCGCATCCGGAGCGGGCCGCGCGGGTCGCCAACGCCGCCGTGCTGACCGGCCCGCTCGGCAAGCCCGAGGACGAGGTGCCCACCCGCACCCGCTTTCGGCGGCTGCTCTCGCCGGCGTTCTCCGCCCGCCGTGTCGCGCATCTGAAGACCGGTGTCGAGGAGCTCGTGGGGCAGCTGTTCGACGGGCTCGAGGCGGGCCCGAACCCGGGCAACTTCCATGAGGCGCTGTCGTTCCCGCTGCCGGTCCTGGTGATCTGCCAGCTGCTCGGGGTGCCCGGCGAGGACCGCGAGGAGTTCCGCAGGCTGTCGGCGGGCTCGACCAGCCTGGACGACGTGGACGCGGCGAAGGCGGCCTGGGCGGAGCTGAACGACTACATGCTTCGCCTGGTCGAGGTGAAGCGGCGCGACCCCGCGGAGGACGTCTTCTCCGACCTCGTCGCGGCGCAGGAGCGGGAGGGCCTGGAGGACGCGGAGATCGCGCGGATGGCCTCCGGCATTCTCTTCGCGGGCCACGAGACGACCGTGACCCGGCTCGACCTGGGCACGCTGCTGCTGCTCACCCACCCCGAGCAGCGGGCCAAGCTGCAGGCCGACCCGCAGGGGCACGTCCAGTGCGCGGTCGAGGAGATCCTGCGGATGGCCGCCCCGTCCACCCAGGACGTGCTGCCGCGGTACGCGCACGAGGACATCCAGGTGGGCGACCTGACCATTCCCGAGGGCGATCTGGTGCTGCTGGCGTTCACGGCGACCAACCGCGACCCGGACATCTTCTCCGACCCGAACTCCTTCGACATCACCCGCGACAGCACCCAGCACCTCGCCTTCGGGCACGGTCCGCGGTTCTGCCTCGGCTCGGGGCTGGCCCGTCTGGAGCTGCAGATCGTGTTCTCCACGCTGTTCGAGCGCTTCCCCGGCCTGCAGCTCGCCACCGGCCTGGACGAGCTGCAGTTCCGGGACAACACACTGACCGGCGGCCTGTCGGCGCTGCACGTGCGCTGGTGA